Proteins co-encoded in one Garra rufa chromosome 21, GarRuf1.0, whole genome shotgun sequence genomic window:
- the LOC141296264 gene encoding uronyl 2-sulfotransferase — MMTFRNPPSHKHLSGYMRVRSRKGNWLAVVLLRISRRDLFFCLTALLIFCLGSVLYQLNGGAPKILLDVGYYLGRFAGGHGSLAPRALPFPSQVVYNRVGKCGSRTIVLLLRMLADRHQFTLISSDIHNKTRLTKREQENLVRNISTTPQPFLYTRHVHFLNFSRFKTDEPAHINIIRDPINRFLSNYFFRRFGDWRGEENHVVRTPGMKDDERYLDINTCILEGYPECSNPRLFYIIPYFCGQHPQCREPGLWALETAKQNVLDHYLLVGVLEELEDVLLLLERLLPHFFSDVLNIYKSPGETFPAPL; from the exons ATGATGACTTTCAGAAATCCTCCCTCTCATAAACACTTGAGCGGCTATATGCGCGTAAGGAGCCGCAAGGGAAACTGGCTTGCGGTGGTTTTGCTCCGAATATCGCGCCGGGATTTGTTCTTCTGCCTGACCGCTCTCCTCATATTCTGCTTGGGCTCTGTGTTATATCAGTTAAACGGAGGAGCACCAAAAATCCTGCTGGATGTAGGTTATTATCTCG gGAGATTTGCTGGTGGCCATGGATCTTTAGCACCCAGA GCTCTACCTTTCCCAAGTCAGGTTGTGTATAACAGGGTGGGCAAGTGTGGTAGTCGCACTATAGTTTTGTTGCTGCGCATGTTGGCAGACAGACATCAGTTCACCCTCATCTCCTCTGACATTCACAACAAGACCAGACTCACCAAACGTGAACAG GAAAATCTGGTTAGAAACATCAGCACGACTCCTCAGCCATTTCTTTATACCCGCCATGTGCATTTTCTGAATTTTAGCAG GTTCAAAACGGATGAGCCTGCGCACATCAACATTATCAGAGACCCCATCAACCGATTCCTGTCCAATTATTTCTTCCGGCGATTCGGCGATTGGAGGGGGGAAGAGAATCACGTTGTCCGAACCCCAGGGATGAAAGATGACGAGAGATACTTA GACATCAACACATGCATCTTGGAAGGTTACCCAGAATGCTCCAACCCCCGGCTCTTCTACATTATCCCGTATTTCTGTGGGCAGCATCCACAATGCAG AGAGCCGGGTTTGTGGGCGCTGGAGACGGCCAAGCAGAACGTTCTGGATCATTATCTGCTGGTAGGAGTGTTGGAGGAACTTGAGGATGTGCTGCTTTTGCTGGAGAGACTTCTTCCACACTTCTTTTCTGACGTCTTGAATATCTACAAAAGTCCAGGTGAGACTTTTCCTGCACCTTTATAG